The Arcobacter porcinus sequence CAAGCTTTTATTCCATCATATGCTAAATCAAAATTTAAAATAAGATTTTCATCTATTGTATTTACTCAAATCTTAGCATTTTTACTGGTTTTATCTTTGATTGTAACTCTATTTTCTCATCTTTTTGCAAAAGCATTTGCTATTGGTTTTTCAAAAGAGACAATAGATTTAGCAGCACCATTATTTGCAATAAATTTCTACTATTTGCCACTTATTTTCATTGTTACATTTATGGGTGCTTTACTTCAATATAAAAACCACTTTGCAACAACAGCTTACTCAACAGCACTTTTAAATCTTTCAATGATAGCAAGTTTAATTATTGCAAAAGGATTAGAATCATATACAATCACTTTTTATCTATCTTTTGGAGTTATTTTTGGTGGAATTTTACAAGTTTTAGTTCATATTATTGCTATAAGAAAAGCAAATTTAGGAAAAATATTTACTTTTAAAAAACATAAGAAAAAAGAGCAAACAAAGTTTTATAAAAATTTCTTTGCAGCAACTTTAGGCTCTTCAACAATGCATATTTCTGCTTTTATTGATACTTGGTTGGCTTCGTTTTTAATTAGTGGATCTATTTCTTACTTATATTATGCAAATAGAGTTTTCCAACTTCCACTTGCAATTTTTGCAATAGCAACTTCAATAGCCCTATTTCCTATGATTGCTCGTGCAATAAAAAATAAAAATGAGAATCAAGCTCTAAAACTTATGAAAAAATCATCAATAATTTTGCTTTTAGTTCTTACATTTTCTATGTTTGTAGGGATATTTTTGGATAGATTTATTGTGGAATTACTATTTCAAAGAGGTGCTTTTACACAAAATGATACAGAAAATACAGCAATAATTTTAACAATGTATCTAATCGGACTTGTTCCTTTTGGTTTAGCTAAAATTTTCTTACTTTGGTTATATGCAAAAGAGCAACAGATTTTAAGTGCAAAAATATCTGCACAAAGCTTAGTAGCAAATATTTTCTTCTCTTTAATTTTAATAAAACCATATGAAGCTGCTGGTTTAGCATTTGCAAGTACACTTAGCGGATTTGTTCTATTTTTTCTTACAATTAGAGCTTTTGGTTTTAATAATCTAATAAAAATGTTTAAAAAGCAATAGTTTTAGTAAGTTTTAGTTAAAATCTATGAATTTTTTTAAAAATAAACAGGAAATATATGAAAAACTTTTTTAAGCAGTATGCACCATTTTATAAAAACTATATATTAGAGATAATCTTTGGAATTATTGGAATTATACTTGTAGCTGCTGCAACAGCTGGAACAGCGTATGCAATTCAACCTTTATTAGATGATATTTTTATAAATAAAGATATAGAAATGCTTTATATTATGCCTGTAATTATTATTCTTCTTTATGTTGCAAAAGGATTTGGTGGATATTTACAAGCATACTTTGTATCTTTTATTGGTCAAGATATTACAAGAATTGTAAGAGATGGTTTGTTTGGTCATATTTTAAAACTAGATTATATATTTTTCCAAAAAATTCATAGTGGAGAGCTTGTAAGTAGAATAATAAATGATATAAACAGAATTCAAAGAGCTGTTTCAAACTCTTTAGCAGAATTAATAAGAGAAGCCTTAACAATATTTGCTTTAATTGCTCTTGTAATTTATAGATCACCTGAACTAGCTTTTTATGGTTTAGTTGTTCTTCCACTTGCATTTTATCCTCTTGCACTTTTAGCAAAAAAGATGAAAAAACTATCTTTTAAATCTCAAGAGAGTAACTCTGATATAACTGCTAGTTTAAATGAATCTTTTAATAATATTGAAATAATTAAAGCAAATAGTAGTGAAGATTTAGAGAAGAAAAAGTTTACAATGCTTAATATGATTTTCTTCAAATACAATATGAAAGCAGTAAAAACAAATGAACTTACCTCTCCTGTTATGGAAATTTTAGGAAGTTTAGCTTTTGCAACGGTTGTTTTAGTTGGAGGAATGAAAGTAATAAATGGAGAGCTTACAACAGGAGAATTTAGTTCATTTATAGCAGCACTATTTATGCTTTATACTCCTATAAAAAGAATCTCTAAACTATACAATAGTATGCAAGATGCTATTGCTGCAAATGAGAGAATTATGGATATGTTTAAAATCAAAGCAAAAATAATTGGTGGTAAACAAGAGATTTTAAAAGATATAAAAAATATAAACTTCTCAAATGTATCTCTTTTTTATGATGATTTTGAAGCACTTAAAAAGATAAACCTAGAGGCAAACAAAGGTGAGATAATTGCTTTAGTTGGAGATAGTGGTGGAGGAAAATCATCTTTTATAAATCTAATTCCTAGATTTTATGATATTAGTAGTGGAAAAATTTCTATAAATAACTTAGATATAAAAGAGTTTAATTTAAAAACATTAAGAGAAAATATAAGCATAGTTACACAAAGAGTATATATTTTTAATGATACTATTGCTTCAAATGTATCTTATGGTCAAGAGTTAGATGAAGTTAAAGTTGTAGAATCACTAAAAAAAGCTCATGCTTATGATTTTGTAATGAGTATGAAAAAAGGTATTCATACAACTTTAGATGAAGCTGGAACAAACTTAAGTGGTGGACAAAGACAAAGAATCGCTATTGCAAGAGCTTTATATAAAGATCCAAAGATATTGATTTTGGATGAAGCAACTTCTGCTTTAGATAATGCAAGTGAAGAGATTGTAAGTAAAGTTATAGAAGAAGTTAGCTCAGATAAAATTACTTTTGTAATTGCCCATAGATTAAGCACTATAAAAAATGCAACAAAAATTGCAGTGTTTAAAAATGGAGAGATTATAAATATTGGTAAATATAATGAGCTTTTAGAAAGCTGTGAAGAGTTTAAAAGACTTCACAATTCAGCAAATATTTGATATTTTTTTGATATTATCCATAAATTTTTTAAAAAGGAAAGATTTTGTTAAGCTATGAAACTTTAAAAAAAATACTATTTAAATTTGAGCCAGAAACAGCTCATAACTTTGCCGAATTTGGATTAAAATTCTTAGGTAATTGTAAATTAGCTAGAAACTATTATGAAAAAAAGAACTTTATAGAGGATAAACTTTTAGAGCAAGAGTTATTTGGAAGAATATTTAGAAATCCAATTGGTCTTGCTGCTGGTTTTGATAAAAATGCCTCTATGATAAAAGGTATGAGATCTTTAGGATTTGGTTTTACAGAAATAGGAACAGTTACTTTAGTACCACAAAACGGTAATCCAAAACCAAGACTTTTTAGACATCCAGATGAAAAATCTCTACAAAATGCTATGGGTTTTAATAATTTAGGTTCTCATAAAGTTTTAAAAAACTTAAAAAAAGTATATCCTTTTTATATTCCAATTGGTGTAAATATAGGGAAAAACAAGAATACACCTGAAGAGTTTGCTATAAGTGATTATAAAAATTTAATCAAAAAACTAGAAGCTTATGCTGATTATTTAATTATAAATATATCAAGCCCAAATACTCCAAATTTAAGAGATTTGCAAAATGAAAACTTCATAAGTGAACTTTTTTCTATGGTAAAAACTCTAACAAAAAAACCAATTTTCTTAAAGATTGCTCCTGATATGGATGTTGAAGTTGCTATAAATCTTTGTGAAGTTGCTATACAAAAAGGTGCTAGTGGAATTATTGCAAATAATACAACGATAGATTACTCTTTAGTAAAAAATCCTCAAAACTTTGGTGGATTAAGTGGAGAGTGTTTAAAAGAAAAATCTTCAGAATTTTTTGAAAAAATTGCTTCTAAACTTTATGGAAAAACTACTTTGATAAGTGTTGGTGGTATTTCAAGTGCACAAGATGCTTATGAAAGAATAAAAAATGGTGCATCTTTAGTTCAACTATATTCTAGCTTGATTTTTGAAGGTCCAAGTTTAGCAAAAAACATAAACTTGGAATTAATTGAGTTATTAAAAAAAGATGGTTATTCAAATATAAGTGAAGCCATTGGTGCTAATTTTAAAAAATGAGATACATTTTAAAAGTATTTATTTTATTTATATTTTTTGGAGAAATAATGAGTGCAAATAGTTTACCAAACTACTATACAAAAACATTAAAAAATGGTTTAGAAGTTGTAGCAATTCCTATGGAAAACAACTCAAATGTAGTTTCTGTAAATATTTTTTATAAAGTTGGAAGCAGAGATGAAGTTATGGGGAAAAGTGGAATAGCTCATATGCTTGAACATCTTAACTTTAAATCTACAAAAAATCTAAAAGCTGGTGAATTTGACGAGATTGTAAAAGGTTTTGGTGGAGTAAACAATGCTAGTACAAGCTTTGATTATACTCACTACTATATAAAAACTAGTTCAAAAAACAGTGATAAATCTTTAGAACTATTTGCTGAGCTTATGCAGAATTTAAATTTAAAAGATGATGAATTTCAACCAGAAAGAGATGTTGTAGCAGAAGAAAGAAGATGGAGAACTGATAATAACCCAATGGGATATTTGCAGTTTAGACTGTTTAATACAGCATTTATTTACCATCCTTATCACTGGACTCCAATTGGTTTTATGGATGATATTAAAAACTGGACAATTGAAGATATAAAAGATTTTCACTCTACTTATTATCAGCCAGAAAATGCAATTATTGTTGTTTCAGGTGATATAAAAAAAGAGGAAGTTTTTTCATTAAGTAAAAAGCACTTTGAAAATATAAAAAACAGAAAAAGTGTTCCAAAAACAATACATACAGTTGAAATGGAACAAGATGGAGAAAGAAGAGTTAATATTTATAAAAATTCTAGTGTTCAAATGTTAGCAAAAAGTTATCATATTCCAAATTTCGAACATAAAGATCAAGTTGCATTAAGTGCTTTATCTCAACTTTTAAGTAGTGGAAAATCTTCAATTTTACAAAAAGAATTAGTAGATAAAAAACCATTAGCAAATAGTATTTATGCCTATAATTTAGAGCTAAAAGACTCAGGTGTTTTTATTTTTATGGCTGTTGCAAATGAAAATATTGATGCTTTAAAAATAGAAAAAGAGATTTTAGGTATAATTGCAAAAATTCAAGCAGGGAAGGTATCAAAAAAAGATTTAGAAAAAATCAAAATTAATACAAAAGCTGATTTTATTTACTCACTTGAAAGTTCAAGTGATGTAGCTTCTTTATTTGGAAATTATTTTGTAAGAGGAAATATAAATCCTCTTTTAGACTATGAAAAAGAGTTAGAGAAGCTAACAACAGAAGATATTGTAAATGTTGCAAAAAAATATTTAAATAGTAAAAATTCAACAACTCTTATTTTAAAACAAGAGGATTAAAGGTAAAAAATGGAAAATATTCAAGGTTCTATTACAGCACTTATAACCCCATTCAAAAATGGAAAAGTGGATTTAGAAAAATATGAATCACTAATAAAAAGACAAATTGCAAATGGTGTAGATGCTGTTTCTCCTGTTGGAACAACTGGTGAAAGTGCTACTTTATCTCATCAAGAGCATAAAGAGTGTATTGAAGTTGCTGTTGCAACTTGTAAAAATACAAATGTAAAAGTTCTAGCTGGAGCTGGTTCAAATGCTACAAGTGAAGCTTGTGATATTGCTAAATTTGCACAAAGTGTAGGAGCAGACGCAATTTTATCTATAGCACCATATTATAATAAACCAACTCAAGAGGGTCTATATATTCACTATAAAACAATAGCGCAAAGTATTGAACTTCCTTTTATGCTTTATAATGTTCCAGGAAGAACAGGAGTTGATTTATTGCCACAAACAGCAATTAGACTTTATGATGATGTAAAAAATATATTTGCAATAAAAGAAGCAACAGGTTCTTTGGATAGAGCAACTTCTATTATATCTCAAAGAGAAGATTTTATGGTGTTTTCAGGAGATGATTCAGTTGATTTCCCTATGCTTGCAAGTGGAGCTAAAGGTATAGTTTCTGTTACATCAAATTTAGTTCCAGATTTAAAATCAAAAATTGTAAATAGTATTTTTGAGGATGATTATAAAACTGCTTTAAAAATTCATAATGACTTATTTGAATTAAATCAAGCACTATTTTGCGAAAGCAATCCAATTCCAATAAAAGCAGCTATGTATTTAGCAGGTCTTTTAGATACTCTTGAATTTAGACTTCCATTAACAAGTCCAAGTAAAGAGACAATAACAAAATTAGAAAATTTATTAAAAAAGTATGAGGTAAAAAAATAATGAATAGCTTTATGAAGGGAAAAACTTTAGTTATTTCTGGAGGAACAAAAGGAATAGGTAAAGAGTGTGTATATAAATTTGCACAAAATGGTGTAAATGTAGCTTTTACATATAATTCAAATGCAGATGTTGCAAATGATATTTGTAGTGATGTTGAAACAAAATTTGGTGTAAAATGTAAAGCTTATCCATTTAATATCTTAGAACCAGAAAAATATTCTGAACTTTTTGAAGAGATAGATAAAGATTTTGATAGAGTTGATTTCTTTATTTCAAATGCTATGATTTATGGAAGAGCTGTTGTTGGTGGATATGGTAAATTTATGAAACTAAAACCAAGAGGTCTAAATAATATCTATACTGCAACTGTAAATGCATTTGTATGTGGAGCACAACAAGCTGCTAAAAGAATGCAAAAAGTTGGTGGTGGAGCAATAGTATCTCTATCTTCAACAGGAAACTTAGTTTATATTGAAAATTATTCAGGTCATGGTACAAATAAAGCTGCTGTTGAAGCAATGGTTAGATATGCAGCAACAGAATTAGGTGAATTTAATATTAGAGTAAATGCTGTTTCAGGTGGTCCAATTGATACAGATGCTCTTAAAGCATTTACAAATTATGAAGAAGTAAAACAAAAAACTACTGAATTGTCTCCATTAAATAGAATGGGACAACCAGAAGATTTAGCACAATCATGTTATTTCCTATGTACTCAAGATGCTTCTTGGGTAACTGGTCATACATTAATTGTTGATGGTGGAACAACTTTTAGATAATGAAAAAAAGTTTAAATCTACCAAACTCTTTAGCTCTATTTAGAATAGCCTTAGCACCTTTGTTGCTTTGGTTTCTAATAGATAGAGCAAACCCTCTTTTTGAAAACTGGCACCCATCTTGGTTTGACTATTTTGCTGGATTAATTTTTATAATAGCTTCTGTAACAGATTTTTTTGATGGTTTTATAGCAAGAGCTTGGAATCAAATGACAAAGCTTGGTGGAATTCTTGATCCTTTGGCTGATAAGATGCTTGTACTTTCTGGTTTTTTAGGTTTAATGGTACTTGATAGAGCTAGTGCTTGGGCTGTTTTTTTAATACTTTCAAGAGAGTTTTTTATAACTGGTCTTAGAGTTGTTGCTGTTGCTGAAAATAAAAATGTAGCTTCAACAATGGCTGGAAAAATAAAAACAGTAGTTCAAATGTTTGCTATTGGATTTTTAATAATGAATTGGCCGTATGCAACAGCTATTTTATGGCTTGCAGTTATTTTGACAATTTATTCAGGATTTGAATATACTAGGGATTATTTTAAAGCTTAAGGATTTTTTTGGGTACTATTACTTTTTTACTTGTTTTATCATTTCTAGTTTTTTTTCATGAGTTAGGTCATTTTCTAGCAGCAAGATATTTTGGTGTGAAAGTTGAGACTTTTTCTATTGGATTTGGTAAACAAATTTATGCGAAATATTGGGCTGGAACAACTTGGCAAATTGCACTTATTCCTCTTGGTGGATATGTGAAAATGAAAGGTCAAGATGATACAAAACCAATTTCAAATGAGATAGGAAATGACTCTTATAATACAAAGAAACCTTGGCAGAGAATTATAATTTTATTTGCTGGACCTTTTGCAAATTTTTTATTAGCATTTTTACTATATCTTTTTATGGCAAATTTAGGTGCTACAGTATTTAGTGCAAAAATAGGAAATATTCAAGAAAATTCACCTGCATTTTATGCTGGAATAAAAGCAAATGATGAAATTATAAGAATAAATGATAAAGATATAGAATCTTGGGATGATATTGGAAAGATAATTACTTCAACACAAGGTGCTTTACAGTTTTTTATAAAAAGAGATAATCAAATTATTTTAAAAACAATTGCTCCTCATATTTCAGATAGTAAAAATATGTTTAATGAAGATATTAAAAAACGAATGATTGGAATCTCTCCAAAAGGTGAAACAAAAATATTAAAACTAAGTTTTTTAGAATCAATATCTTTTGCATATGAGAAAACTATTTTTGCTTCAACAATGATTTTCCAAGGTGTTCAAAAACTAATTTCAGGAGTTATTCCTTCTAGTGAAATTGGTGGAGTTATTACAATTGGTAAAGTAATAAGTGATGCTAGTGAAAGCTCTTTTATAGCTTTATTAGCAATAACAGCACTAATTTCTGTAAATCTTGGAGTATTAAATTTACTTCCTATTCCTGCACTTGATGGTGGGCATATTATGTTTAATCTATATGAGATGATTGTAAGAAGAAAACCTAGTGATCAAGTTTTTATATTCTTAACAATTTTTGGTTGGGTTATTTTAGGAAGCCTTATGATTTTGGGTATTTATAATGATATAAATAGAATTTTTATAAATAATTAAAGGATTTTTATGGATAAAAGTATAGCAACAAAAAATCTTAATGATTTAATAACAAAAGTAGAAGCAGCTAGATTAAGAGTTTCAGAACATCATATTGTAAAAATAGTTGGTGTTTCAAAATACTCTTCAAGTGATGATATAAAAATATTATATGAAAGCGGACAAAGAGCGTTTGGAGAAAACAAAGTTCAAGATTTAAAAGAAAAAAGTGAAACTCTTGATGAACTTCCAATAGAGTGGCACTTTATAGGAACTTTGCAAAAAAACAAGATAAATAATCTTATTGATTTAAATCCAACTTTAGTTCACTCTTTAGATTCATTTGAACTTGCTTTAGAATTAAATAAAAAACTTGAAGCAAAAAACAAAAAACTATCTTGTTTACTTCAAATAAACTCAAGTTATGAAGATAGCAAAAGTGGTGTAGATCCTAAAAATGCAATAGATATTTATAAAAATATATTATCAAAATGTCCAAATATAGTTTTAAAAGGTGTTATGACTATTGGTGCACATAGTGAAGATGAAAATGAAATTAAAAAAAGTTTTGATATTACAAAAAATATTTTTGATTCATTAAATGAGTATGGAGTACAATATTGTTCTATGGGTATGAGCAAAGATTTTGAACTAGCAATCTCTTGTGGTTCAAATCTTATTAGAGTTGGTTCCACTCTATTTAAGGTTTAATTTTTAAATAGTTTTAATATTTTTTTAAATTATTTATGTTAGAATCTTAGGCTATTAAATTTCATGAAAGAATTATAAGGAAAGATTATGTTAGTTAACTTACATTCAAAGAAGCGTTTTCTTTTGAATTTCATTTTAGCACAATTAGGTTTTGCATCTATAAGTATTATAGCTATTTTAAGCGATAATAAAATCTCTGCAATAATCATAGTAAATCTTATTTTTGCTGTAATTGTTGCTTATACAAACTATATATCAATGAAGAGAATAGTTGGTGGTATAAATAGAATTAAAGAGTATATAGATGATTTAATGGATTTTTTATTCTACAAAACTAATCATATTAGAAAAGCTGAATATATAAAAAATGATGATATTGGAGATATTTTAAGAGAACTAAATGTTCACTTTGATAGCTACAGTAAAATGAGAAATGATGATATGCATGTTTTAGGTGAATTAGTAATTGCACTTGATAAAGTTTCTCAAGGAATTTATACTTCACAAATTCACTCAAGCACTTCAAACTTTATGGTTCATACTCTTAAAAACATAGTAAATAACATGCTTACAAAGTCAAATAGAAGTATGGAAGATTTGGTTGAAATAGTTGGTCTTTATGCTGATCAAGATTATAGAAAACAGATGAAAATAAATCCTGTTTTAAAAGGTAAAATGAGACTTACTATGGAAAGAATCAATAAATTAGGTTCTGAACTTAGAGAAAATGCTAAGTCTAATATTGAAAATGGTAACTTACTTCAAGAAAATTCTCATGTTATGAATAGAAGTGTTGAAAATTTAGCTGCAAAAGCTAATTCTCAAGC is a genomic window containing:
- a CDS encoding quinone-dependent dihydroorotate dehydrogenase — translated: MLSYETLKKILFKFEPETAHNFAEFGLKFLGNCKLARNYYEKKNFIEDKLLEQELFGRIFRNPIGLAAGFDKNASMIKGMRSLGFGFTEIGTVTLVPQNGNPKPRLFRHPDEKSLQNAMGFNNLGSHKVLKNLKKVYPFYIPIGVNIGKNKNTPEEFAISDYKNLIKKLEAYADYLIINISSPNTPNLRDLQNENFISELFSMVKTLTKKPIFLKIAPDMDVEVAINLCEVAIQKGASGIIANNTTIDYSLVKNPQNFGGLSGECLKEKSSEFFEKIASKLYGKTTLISVGGISSAQDAYERIKNGASLVQLYSSLIFEGPSLAKNINLELIELLKKDGYSNISEAIGANFKK
- the rseP gene encoding RIP metalloprotease RseP, which translates into the protein MGTITFLLVLSFLVFFHELGHFLAARYFGVKVETFSIGFGKQIYAKYWAGTTWQIALIPLGGYVKMKGQDDTKPISNEIGNDSYNTKKPWQRIIILFAGPFANFLLAFLLYLFMANLGATVFSAKIGNIQENSPAFYAGIKANDEIIRINDKDIESWDDIGKIITSTQGALQFFIKRDNQIILKTIAPHISDSKNMFNEDIKKRMIGISPKGETKILKLSFLESISFAYEKTIFASTMIFQGVQKLISGVIPSSEIGGVITIGKVISDASESSFIALLAITALISVNLGVLNLLPIPALDGGHIMFNLYEMIVRRKPSDQVFIFLTIFGWVILGSLMILGIYNDINRIFINN
- a CDS encoding YggS family pyridoxal phosphate-dependent enzyme translates to MDKSIATKNLNDLITKVEAARLRVSEHHIVKIVGVSKYSSSDDIKILYESGQRAFGENKVQDLKEKSETLDELPIEWHFIGTLQKNKINNLIDLNPTLVHSLDSFELALELNKKLEAKNKKLSCLLQINSSYEDSKSGVDPKNAIDIYKNILSKCPNIVLKGVMTIGAHSEDENEIKKSFDITKNIFDSLNEYGVQYCSMGMSKDFELAISCGSNLIRVGSTLFKV
- a CDS encoding enoyl-ACP reductase, encoding MNSFMKGKTLVISGGTKGIGKECVYKFAQNGVNVAFTYNSNADVANDICSDVETKFGVKCKAYPFNILEPEKYSELFEEIDKDFDRVDFFISNAMIYGRAVVGGYGKFMKLKPRGLNNIYTATVNAFVCGAQQAAKRMQKVGGGAIVSLSSTGNLVYIENYSGHGTNKAAVEAMVRYAATELGEFNIRVNAVSGGPIDTDALKAFTNYEEVKQKTTELSPLNRMGQPEDLAQSCYFLCTQDASWVTGHTLIVDGGTTFR
- a CDS encoding methyl-accepting chemotaxis protein, with product MLVNLHSKKRFLLNFILAQLGFASISIIAILSDNKISAIIIVNLIFAVIVAYTNYISMKRIVGGINRIKEYIDDLMDFLFYKTNHIRKAEYIKNDDIGDILRELNVHFDSYSKMRNDDMHVLGELVIALDKVSQGIYTSQIHSSTSNFMVHTLKNIVNNMLTKSNRSMEDLVEIVGLYADQDYRKQMKINPVLKGKMRLTMERINKLGSELRENAKSNIENGNLLQENSHVMNRSVENLAAKANSQAASLEETAAALEEITSITKNNTQNAEKMAHLSKDVKESVVLGESLANKTALSMDEINSKVEAINEAIEVIDQIAFQTNILSLNAAVEAATAGEAGKGFAVVAQEVRNLANRSAEAAREIKSLVENATSKTNEGKRISDEMRNGYNNLNTLIGETITIIQDVSQASREQLQGIEQINDAVAILDRVTQENSVEASNVSNIASQTLKMAQVLVDDARTKKID
- the dapA gene encoding 4-hydroxy-tetrahydrodipicolinate synthase: MENIQGSITALITPFKNGKVDLEKYESLIKRQIANGVDAVSPVGTTGESATLSHQEHKECIEVAVATCKNTNVKVLAGAGSNATSEACDIAKFAQSVGADAILSIAPYYNKPTQEGLYIHYKTIAQSIELPFMLYNVPGRTGVDLLPQTAIRLYDDVKNIFAIKEATGSLDRATSIISQREDFMVFSGDDSVDFPMLASGAKGIVSVTSNLVPDLKSKIVNSIFEDDYKTALKIHNDLFELNQALFCESNPIPIKAAMYLAGLLDTLEFRLPLTSPSKETITKLENLLKKYEVKK
- a CDS encoding ABC transporter ATP-binding protein; amino-acid sequence: MKNFFKQYAPFYKNYILEIIFGIIGIILVAAATAGTAYAIQPLLDDIFINKDIEMLYIMPVIIILLYVAKGFGGYLQAYFVSFIGQDITRIVRDGLFGHILKLDYIFFQKIHSGELVSRIINDINRIQRAVSNSLAELIREALTIFALIALVIYRSPELAFYGLVVLPLAFYPLALLAKKMKKLSFKSQESNSDITASLNESFNNIEIIKANSSEDLEKKKFTMLNMIFFKYNMKAVKTNELTSPVMEILGSLAFATVVLVGGMKVINGELTTGEFSSFIAALFMLYTPIKRISKLYNSMQDAIAANERIMDMFKIKAKIIGGKQEILKDIKNINFSNVSLFYDDFEALKKINLEANKGEIIALVGDSGGGKSSFINLIPRFYDISSGKISINNLDIKEFNLKTLRENISIVTQRVYIFNDTIASNVSYGQELDEVKVVESLKKAHAYDFVMSMKKGIHTTLDEAGTNLSGGQRQRIAIARALYKDPKILILDEATSALDNASEEIVSKVIEEVSSDKITFVIAHRLSTIKNATKIAVFKNGEIINIGKYNELLESCEEFKRLHNSANI
- the murJ gene encoding murein biosynthesis integral membrane protein MurJ, whose translation is MKLLKAIFTNSSGILFSRITGFIRDLMTASILGANVYSDIFFIAFKFPNLFRSIFADGAFTQAFIPSYAKSKFKIRFSSIVFTQILAFLLVLSLIVTLFSHLFAKAFAIGFSKETIDLAAPLFAINFYYLPLIFIVTFMGALLQYKNHFATTAYSTALLNLSMIASLIIAKGLESYTITFYLSFGVIFGGILQVLVHIIAIRKANLGKIFTFKKHKKKEQTKFYKNFFAATLGSSTMHISAFIDTWLASFLISGSISYLYYANRVFQLPLAIFAIATSIALFPMIARAIKNKNENQALKLMKKSSIILLLVLTFSMFVGIFLDRFIVELLFQRGAFTQNDTENTAIILTMYLIGLVPFGLAKIFLLWLYAKEQQILSAKISAQSLVANIFFSLILIKPYEAAGLAFASTLSGFVLFFLTIRAFGFNNLIKMFKKQ
- the pgsA gene encoding CDP-diacylglycerol--glycerol-3-phosphate 3-phosphatidyltransferase, translating into MKKSLNLPNSLALFRIALAPLLLWFLIDRANPLFENWHPSWFDYFAGLIFIIASVTDFFDGFIARAWNQMTKLGGILDPLADKMLVLSGFLGLMVLDRASAWAVFLILSREFFITGLRVVAVAENKNVASTMAGKIKTVVQMFAIGFLIMNWPYATAILWLAVILTIYSGFEYTRDYFKA
- a CDS encoding M16 family metallopeptidase, whose product is MSANSLPNYYTKTLKNGLEVVAIPMENNSNVVSVNIFYKVGSRDEVMGKSGIAHMLEHLNFKSTKNLKAGEFDEIVKGFGGVNNASTSFDYTHYYIKTSSKNSDKSLELFAELMQNLNLKDDEFQPERDVVAEERRWRTDNNPMGYLQFRLFNTAFIYHPYHWTPIGFMDDIKNWTIEDIKDFHSTYYQPENAIIVVSGDIKKEEVFSLSKKHFENIKNRKSVPKTIHTVEMEQDGERRVNIYKNSSVQMLAKSYHIPNFEHKDQVALSALSQLLSSGKSSILQKELVDKKPLANSIYAYNLELKDSGVFIFMAVANENIDALKIEKEILGIIAKIQAGKVSKKDLEKIKINTKADFIYSLESSSDVASLFGNYFVRGNINPLLDYEKELEKLTTEDIVNVAKKYLNSKNSTTLILKQED